One Actinomycetota bacterium DNA segment encodes these proteins:
- the era gene encoding GTPase Era: MGEFKEHRSGFVGVVGRTNVGKSTLINTFAHAKVAITSRKPQTTRNTIRCIITRPDVQIIFVDTPGFHKAHNVFGARLNRLVVGTLSEVDAVLFLVDATREDSLGDQYVAEHVKNAGTPAIVALNKIDKLTNREVAAREEEIKRLGEFAAIIPMSARTGRNVDILVTALVGLLPEGPLLYPQDMLTDQPERFIVAEFIREKILELTRKEVPHSVAVIIEEMSERAGKNIVDIEAAIFVERDSQKGIIIGKGGAMLKEVGTRARRDIEALLGTKVNLKLWVGVEKDWRKREAAITRLTEE; encoded by the coding sequence ATGGGAGAATTCAAGGAACACCGCTCCGGGTTTGTCGGGGTGGTCGGGCGCACCAACGTCGGCAAGTCGACTCTTATCAACACATTCGCTCACGCCAAGGTCGCCATCACCAGCCGGAAACCGCAGACGACGAGGAACACTATCCGTTGTATCATCACGCGTCCTGACGTCCAGATAATTTTCGTCGATACGCCCGGCTTTCATAAAGCCCATAATGTGTTTGGCGCCAGGCTGAACCGGCTGGTGGTCGGGACGCTATCGGAAGTCGACGCGGTCTTATTCCTGGTCGACGCGACTCGTGAAGACAGTCTGGGCGATCAATATGTCGCGGAACATGTCAAGAACGCCGGTACCCCGGCAATTGTCGCCTTGAATAAAATCGATAAGCTCACCAACCGGGAGGTCGCGGCGCGCGAGGAAGAGATAAAGCGGCTCGGAGAGTTCGCGGCCATAATCCCCATGTCCGCCAGAACGGGGCGAAACGTAGACATTCTTGTCACCGCGTTAGTCGGGCTGCTGCCCGAAGGACCCTTGCTTTATCCTCAAGATATGCTTACTGACCAGCCGGAGCGCTTCATTGTTGCCGAGTTCATCCGGGAGAAAATCCTGGAGTTGACAAGAAAAGAGGTTCCGCATAGTGTAGCAGTGATAATCGAGGAGATGTCCGAGCGGGCGGGCAAGAACATCGTTGACATAGAGGCCGCTATTTTTGTCGAGCGGGACAGCCAGAAGGGGATCATCATCGGTAAAGGCGGCGCTATGTTGAAGGAAGTCGGCACCCGCGCCCGGCGCGATATTGAGGCGCTTCTGGGGACCAAGGTGAATCTGAAATTATGGGTCGGGGTGGAGAAGGACTGGCGCAAACGAGAGGCCGCGATCACCCGATTGACGGAAGAATAA
- a CDS encoding GNAT family N-acetyltransferase gives MKIVIRHTGRLDAAALEELAVREREIHQECCFRQWDLPIFAEHGRNYVMEAGGKFVGTAQVVRDWDDPETVYLAGFGIIEKWRGQGLGARFLAEMIKLLREEGVHGLELTVRPDNEAAIKIYEEAGFKIVDEHREKYGRGEDRLVLRLDMGDGG, from the coding sequence GTGAAGATCGTCATTAGACATACGGGCCGGCTTGACGCGGCGGCGCTTGAGGAACTGGCCGTACGTGAGCGCGAAATTCATCAAGAATGTTGTTTCAGGCAGTGGGACCTGCCGATATTTGCCGAACACGGGCGCAACTATGTCATGGAGGCGGGCGGCAAGTTTGTCGGGACCGCGCAAGTCGTCAGGGATTGGGACGACCCCGAAACCGTCTATCTAGCCGGTTTCGGGATTATCGAAAAGTGGCGGGGGCAAGGCTTGGGAGCGAGGTTTCTGGCTGAAATGATCAAACTATTGCGAGAAGAGGGCGTTCACGGCCTGGAGCTAACCGTCCGGCCTGACAATGAAGCTGCCATAAAAATCTATGAGGAAGCCGGTTTCAAGATCGTTGACGAACATCGCGAGAAGTACGGCCGGGGCGAGGATCGCTTGGTTCTGCGGTTGGATATGGGGGACGGCGGCTGA
- the cdd gene encoding cytidine deaminase, which translates to MVENRKLLNMAKEAAGKAYAPYSGFQVGAALLADSGLVYTAGNMENSSYSLSLCAERAALAKAVSEGEREFLKIAVYNSKQYPVVPCGACLQSLAEFDPELEIITENADGGISVKKLTKYLPHAFKLEGKKCEDRH; encoded by the coding sequence ATGGTAGAGAACAGAAAGCTTTTAAACATGGCTAAGGAGGCGGCCGGCAAGGCCTATGCTCCATACTCCGGTTTCCAAGTGGGGGCGGCGCTCTTGGCCGACAGCGGCCTGGTCTATACCGCCGGCAACATGGAAAACTCAAGCTACTCATTGTCGTTATGCGCCGAGCGGGCGGCGCTGGCAAAGGCCGTCTCGGAGGGCGAACGGGAATTCCTAAAGATCGCTGTCTATAACAGCAAACAATACCCCGTTGTTCCCTGCGGCGCGTGTCTGCAGAGTCTGGCGGAATTCGACCCGGAGTTGGAAATCATCACCGAGAACGCCGACGGCGGTATCTCCGTAAAAAAACTCACCAAGTATCTGCCTCATGCATTCAAGCTCGAGGGGAAGAAATGTGAAGATCGTCATTAG